Below is a window of Malus domestica chromosome 13, GDT2T_hap1 DNA.
CTCCATGGACATATTTCTTGGGGCTAAACTCATGAAGATAGACCAAGCCTTTTGCAATTCCTTTCATGATATTCAACCGAACAGACCACGATACTGGTGTAAATGATACCGGTCCTGGCTTTCCTAATGACAgaacaaaacaatcaaatcaacaaaaacaacacatttataattttattcgCAAATCTGAGTAAATACACCTACCATTAGCAAGAGAGTATAACAACCACCAACAAGAGTATGAGTAACCAAAATAGACAAGGAAAAATGGTAAGCTCACCGTGAATGGCGGTTGCAAGGCTGCCATTAGGAATATAGTCATATATGAGCAGCTTTTCATCAACAGACCAGTAATAAGCCCTCAGAGTAACCACATTAGGATGTCTTAGCTTTCCAATTGCTTCAACTTCGGTCTGAAATTCCTTGAATCTCTGGGAGCCCCCTTCGCCCAATCTTCTCACTGCTACTGTGATTCCTTCTTCAAGCACAACTTTGTAAACAATTCCAATTCCACTTTTTCCAAGAACAAAAGCAGACGCCTTAAGAAGCTCATCCAGATCAAATGCCACTAGTGTATCCAATGCCACTAGATCATAGTGCTCCATATTCTCCGATAAAGTCTCCGATTCATCTTTCCTGAAGCACAAGCACTCTTTCCTTCGCTTACCTCCCTTGTCATAACCATTTTCATCCTTAACCTTACTACAAACCCAAAACCTCGAATAACAATATGAGAAAAGCAGCCCAACAAGGCAAATGCCAATTACATCACTCACTATAATTGCAATGACAGCTCTTTTACTCAACCCTCTTGCTTTCCCACTCTTTCCAGCATTATCATCAGAATCCTGAGGGGGGGAGTTATCTGGCAGATACGGAATCGAGGATGGTGGACTAGCACCGGAAATTTCAGAAGAACAAGGGTTCTTCAATGGGGGGCCACAAAGATTAGGATTCCCAATAAAAGCAGTTGGTCCTCTGTTCATCAGAGCACCATTTTGCGGTATCGGACCACTCAAATTGTTGTAAGTAAGATCAATGTAAACCTTCTCAGGAAGATTTCCAAGGCTTGCTGGGATTGCACCCGAAAACAGATTATGAGACAAATCAACAGTGCCTTGCAAGCTAGACAGATTTCCCATATCGCTAGGAATCGAGCCACTGAACTTATTGAAAGAAAGATCAAGTTTTTCCAGAGAAACAAAACTACTTCCAAACCCTTCTGGTAGAAAGCCAGTGAAATTATTCTGACTAAGATCGATGGTTCTGAGCCTCTTGCATTGTATAATCGACGAGGGCAACGACCCATTAAACAAATTTTCTGATAAATCTAGGGATTGAAGGTATATGAGCTTACCAATCACATTTGGGACAGACCCAGATAAGGAATTTCCATAAAGCACCAAACTTTGGAGCCCCAGAGCTTGGAAAAGCTCAAGGGGCAAGCTTCCGTACAACATATTGTTCCTTAAATTGACATGGCGGAGCTCGGAGAGGGCTCCCATGGCGGAAGGAAGAGACCCTGAAAGTTTCTTCTTTGGAATGCTGAGAGAGACAACCCTTTGGTCCTTGCATGTAATCCCATTCCATGTGCAGGGGTTGGAATCAGAGGAGTTCCAGTTGCTTAGAGACCCTTCTGGGTCTTCTGCAATGGAATGCTTGAACGACAAAAGGGCATAGCCTTCGTCGTTCAAAGAATCCACCAGGCAATGGGAGTTGCAGAGCAGCAGAAGTACCAAAACTAAATTATAAAACATTTCCGGCAGAAAATTGCAGAGTCAGAGTTCAAGGGGATTACCTTTACTTTCTCTGCAGCGGAAACCAAGTGAAGGGTTTTGGAGAAAGCAGAGAGAGTCAATGGAAGTGGAGCGAAAGGAAGTGTGAAAGCTTTGACAGTGATGGACAATGGTAGAGGCTCAGCAAGCACGGACCTTGGGACTATAGAGAACCCAAAAGAAAATGGCAATGgcaaaagaaaatggcaaaaGAGTAGGTTGGTGTGGGAATCCAGACGATACTGTCACTCAAATCCCTCAAATTCAACTTATCGCGATATTTTGTTGGACACCAATCACCATTCTTTTGTTTAAGAAACATTGCGTTGATTATTTTTATGAGACTCACGACTTTGTGCAATCTTTAGGTTGTGTTTGTTTCCATTCATTAAGTCTCACTAGACTGGATTGGACTAAAAGTCAGTCTAATTTTGTGTTTGTTACAGGGAGGGATTACCTTTAATGGTATTAAGTGGGACTCGTCCCGACTAACACCTTCGTTAgaaggtcttagcgagaccccccaaaTACGAGAGGACTGCTAAGCCCCTTCTCGCTTCGCTCGCTTCACTTCATCTGCTTCGTTTCGTCTTCTTCATATGCTTCGTTTGTTTCTGTCTTCTCTTTGCACCGACAGCCCCACCCACCCCACTCCTCTTCTCCGACAGCTGTTCAATTCACCTCTAGTCTGCTTCTCTCCTCTTTGCACCGACATCCCCACCACCCTACTCTTCTTCGTCGTCACGCAAATTGCAGATTCTTCTTGAAGCGAGAGAGGAGAGATTCGTCTTGCAGCAAGAGAGGGGAGATTCGTCTTGTAGTCTTTGGGgattcctttttttcttctgttttttttttttgaacaaatgcttTGTCTGTTTGATTGCTGGTGTTCTGCCATTTGATTACTGGTGTTCTGCCATTGATCTTTGGatgtttgattttttggtgtctatatttcttattttacttttttgtaGATCTTTGGAATCGTCTGAGTTGGTATTTAAACTTGATTATATTTGATAAAGTTTATACAtgatttattacatattttcttgattaattTTGAAATGTTAATTGAGGGTTATCTGAAATAAGTGTGATCTGGGTTTTCTGAAATAAGTATGATCAAAATATAGTATCTAAATTTAATagttatcctgcttcttagtccgacactgcatcaAACACTTCATTAAATcagtccaacttagtctagtctaagctagtccagcttagtccctgaagttagtccagtccgagatagtccggtgcaacaaacgcacccttagtgtttagcacaatgttttataaaattaacatataaattaacgttaaattatGAAGTAACAAATAATTTATGAATAATCTACTTTTAAAAAAGTTTTGTTAGCATTTCTCAATTTATATTAAGAAAAGGGAGTACCGTTTAGAATCCAAACTATAGTGAATTGAGgagaaaaattttaattaatataaGGCTCGTTGAATgtgattttaaaatgactgaaagagcttttaaagaaaatgtttttggatttcaaaaacactttaagtgctttctacaagaagcaccagttatgtagTTTTTCTAGGAAGTATTTAAGTACTTTTCCATAATTTACtaacatttttactaaaaattgtttccaaaaatattttgaccaaaagcgttttcagtcattttaaaagcacatccaaacgagtccATAGTAATCAACTATTTGCTAATAAGTAGTAGTAGGAGTAGGATTATTAAACTTACGTTCTttaattaaaacatttgatcTAGCCGTTTAAGACAGTCTAACAAATATGGCCATTCGTAAAGCATCTCCTATAAATAAAACACGGTTTTCTATGCTAAGGTTCGTTTCAACCCTACAATGGTTCCATACTCACACTAATATTGATTCCACTCCTGTGAGAAGTGTCTTACACATGAATAAATTCTTATGTAGAAATATTCACATGTAACGTTTTTCATATAAATGGAATTACGTGTGAACATAAATAATATCAAACTACAAAACGCTTCATTTTTGTAGTTCAAACACTTCAACCGTCAATCGAACACCGAATATTTCCTCACAAACACATTAACATTTTAGTACGAAACGAAGAGAGACGCGGCCCCAACAATTGCATTTCTAGAGAGTGATGATTGTTCCACGCAGGTTTCAAACCGTTAATGGGGACAAAATATGATTACGGTCACTGACTCACTGGTCACTATCTGCTCCGATGATGACCTTATTAAATTCATTGGAAATATGGCCAAAGGTCTCTTGCTGACGTGGCATTGAATGAAAAAAGAGACAGTTGTAAATATCGCGAGAAATTGATATAGAAGATGGCGATAAATTGACATGTGAACAATTGTTGGAGGCTAGCGAGAGGGATTCTAGAGGGTAGCCGTTTGTCAGTGGCGAGGCCCACTCTATAAAGCTTCCTACTTTACAGAGACTGGAGAGTAAATAATTCATTTTTGGAGGGGTTGAATGCAAATAGAGAATTCAAGTGCAGGGTTTTGTACAGGACCAAGTTGCCACGTAGTACAGAACTTGTGCAACTTC
It encodes the following:
- the LOC103451622 gene encoding receptor protein kinase-like protein ZAR1; amino-acid sequence: MFYNLVLVLLLLCNSHCLVDSLNDEGYALLSFKHSIAEDPEGSLSNWNSSDSNPCTWNGITCKDQRVVSLSIPKKKLSGSLPSAMGALSELRHVNLRNNMLYGSLPLELFQALGLQSLVLYGNSLSGSVPNVIGKLIYLQSLDLSENLFNGSLPSSIIQCKRLRTIDLSQNNFTGFLPEGFGSSFVSLEKLDLSFNKFSGSIPSDMGNLSSLQGTVDLSHNLFSGAIPASLGNLPEKVYIDLTYNNLSGPIPQNGALMNRGPTAFIGNPNLCGPPLKNPCSSEISGASPPSSIPYLPDNSPPQDSDDNAGKSGKARGLSKRAVIAIIVSDVIGICLVGLLFSYCYSRFWVCSKVKDENGYDKGGKRRKECLCFRKDESETLSENMEHYDLVALDTLVAFDLDELLKASAFVLGKSGIGIVYKVVLEEGITVAVRRLGEGGSQRFKEFQTEVEAIGKLRHPNVVTLRAYYWSVDEKLLIYDYIPNGSLATAIHGKPGPVSFTPVSWSVRLNIMKGIAKGLVYLHEFSPKKYVHGDLKPNNILLGQNMEPHISDFGLGRLANIAGGSPTLQSNRIPTEISQERQQTSAVPTEASLVSSSSNLGSCYQAPEALKVVKPSQKWDVYSYGVILLEMITGRLPIVQVGSAEMDLVHWIQLNIEEKKPLLDVLDPNLMQDVDKEEEIIAVLKIAMACVHSSPERRPIMRHISDALDRLATSAV